Proteins found in one Syngnathus acus chromosome 9, fSynAcu1.2, whole genome shotgun sequence genomic segment:
- the LOC119127415 gene encoding rheacalcin-1-like, giving the protein MQVFHQCALICPPDPQIVPSANKCLSGWLEHDSSCYKKVVTPNGWLGARHHCVWQGGDLLSITTSAEEDFVKRTMGKVTRFWLGLSNQKCDDVWCGFEGGSQKLIWSDGETTTYTNWTSDQFKSADVASCAYVNQGAYRLPGRWMSGSCASSLAYMCKRPQSKSARPWSRC; this is encoded by the exons atgcaagtgtTCCATCAATGTGCTCTGATCTGTCCGCCTGATCCCCAAATTGTGCCTTCAGCCAACAAGTGTCTTTCCGGGTGGCTCGAGCACGACTccagctgctacaagaaggtggTGACGCCCAACGGTTGGTTGGGGGCCCGGCACCACTGCGTCTGGcagggcggcgacctgctctccatcaccacctcggccgaggaggacttTGTGAAGCGCACCATGGGCAAGGTCACCCgcttctggctgggactctccaaccag AAATGCGACGACGTCTGGTGTGGCTTTGAAGGCGGGAGCCAGAAGCTGATCTGGTCCGATGGTGAGACAACGACATACACCAACTGGACCTCAGACCAATTTAAAAG CGCCGACGTCgcgtcctgcgcctacgtcaaccaaggagCTTATCGTTTGCCTGGGAGGTGGATGTCTGGCTCCTGCGCTTCCTCgttggcctacatgtgcaaacggccgcAGAGTAAGTCTGCACGTCCGTGGTCACGTTGCTGA
- the LOC119127417 gene encoding alpha-N-acetylgalactosamine-specific lectin-like translates to MRREHDHIECNTLKFCPKSHPQDYGRVDYATGAKRGGPPQLPPLVGQPVWTQKCGWWLDNSESDFCYLMIRQPTKTWEKAQDDCQRLQGNLLSITDDHEQTFVRGYIKGLTNASSLWLGANVAISDEGSTWADGASFTYVHSTSGTPDGNCLSFLTGNGNWHYDSCNKERGYVCKKRGNVKPTPAPDCKSPSTASKTMTLESHHANQQILCFFREDECSGILSKCKRLLMPLG, encoded by the exons ATGCGGCGGGAACATGACCACATCGAATGCAACACGCTAAAGTTCTGTCCAAAATCTCATCCGCAGGACTACGGAAGAGTTGACTACGCCACCGGTG CCAAGCGCGGAGGGCCTCCACAGCTGCCACCATTAGTCGGCCAGCCGG TCTGGACTCAgaaatgcggctggtggctggacaACTCCGAGagcgacttctgctacctgatgatcCGCCAGCCCACTAAGACCTGGGAGAAGGCGCAAGACGACTGCCAACGCCTCCAAgggaacctgctcagcatcaccgacGACCATGAGCAGACCTTCGTACGCG GTTACATCAAGGGTCTGACGAACGCatcctctctgtggttgggcgccaaTGTCGCCATCAGTGACGAAGGCAGCACGTGGGCTGACGGAGCCTCGTTCACTTACGTCCACTCGACTTCAG GTACCCCCGATGGAAATTGTCTGTCCTTCCTCACTGGCAACGGCAACTGGCACTACGACTCGTGCAACAAGGAGAGAGGTtacgtctgcaagaaaagaggaaatg TAAAGCCTACGCCGGCTCCTGACTGTAAGTCACCTTCGACTGCGTCGAAAACCATGACCCTGGAGTCACACCATGCCAACCAACAAATTCTGTGTTTTTTC CGCGAAGATGAATGTTCCGGAatcctttcaaaatgtaaacgtCTCTTGATGCCATTGGGCTAA
- the LOC119127307 gene encoding lymphocyte antigen 75-like, which produces MGGDLLSITSSAEEDFVKGTMGEDTPFWLGLSNQKCDKFWCRFEDGSQNLTWSDGETMNHTNWASNQLESADVASCAYVNQGGRGEPGKWRSGSCLSSLAYMCKRPLSKPARL; this is translated from the exons ATGGGCGGCgacctgctctccatcacctcctcggccgaggaggacttTGTGAAGGGCACCATGGGCGAGGACACCCccttctggctgggactctccaaccag aaaTGCGACAAGTTCTGGTGTCGCTTTGAAGACGGGAGCCAGAATCTGACCTGGTCCGATGGCGAGACAATGAATCACACCAACTGGGCCTCAAATCAACTCGAAAG CGCCGACGTTGCatcctgcgcctacgtcaaccaagggggAAGGGGTGAGCCCGGCAAGTGGCGGTCTGGCTCCTGTCTTTCCTCgttggcctacatgtgcaaacggccgctGAGTAAGCCTGCACGTTTGTAA